TCGGCATCTACCAGGCGGGTGCGCCAGGCTTTGGCGCCCTCCAGCCCGCGGAAATAGTGGGCGTAATGGCGGCGCATTTCGAAGATGCCCACTTTGGGGCCCTTCCACTCAATGCTCTTATCGAAGTGCATCTGGCACACGGCCACCCGCTCTTCCAGCGTGGGCGGGGCTAGTAGCTCGCCGGTGGCCACGTAGTGCTTGATTTCGCGGAAAATCCATGGGTAGCCAATGCTGGCGCGGCCCACCATCACGCCGTCGACGCCGTAGCGGTTCTGGTATTCCTTGGCTTTTTCGGGCGAGGTGATGTCGCCGTTGCCGAAGATGGGGATGTGGATGCGCGGGTTGTCCTTGATTTTGGCGATGAGGCGCCAGTCGGCCTCGCCCTTGTAGAGCTGCACGCGGGTGCGGCCATGCACGGTGAGGGCCGCGATGCCGATGTCCTGCAGGCGCTCGGCCACTTCCTCCACGTTTTTGGTGCCGTCGTCCCAGCCCAGGCGGGTTTTCACCGTCACGGGCAGATGGGTGTTGCGGATGACGGCGGCCGTCATCTCTACCATCTTGGGCACGTCGCGCAGCAGCGCGGCCCCGGCGCCCCGGCAGGCCACCTGCTTCACCGGGCAGCCGTAGTTGATGT
This region of Hymenobacter sedentarius genomic DNA includes:
- the dusB gene encoding tRNA dihydrouridine synthase DusB yields the protein MVKIGNIQLPDFPLLLAPMEDVSDPPFRAVCKANGADLMYTEFISSEGLIRAAAKSRKKLDVFDYERPIGIQLFGSDVETMGECAAISTEAGPDLIDINYGCPVKQVACRGAGAALLRDVPKMVEMTAAVIRNTHLPVTVKTRLGWDDGTKNVEEVAERLQDIGIAALTVHGRTRVQLYKGEADWRLIAKIKDNPRIHIPIFGNGDITSPEKAKEYQNRYGVDGVMVGRASIGYPWIFREIKHYVATGELLAPPTLEERVAVCQMHFDKSIEWKGPKVGIFEMRRHYAHYFRGLEGAKAWRTRLVDAETSDVVLEILQEIASSEAVMVG